Below is a window of Cytophaga hutchinsonii ATCC 33406 DNA.
CATGTGTCGTTTTAGTTCTTTGAATAAGATTTAAAACGGCACATGTATTTTACCTGTATTTCCTCAGAATATTTTTCATTTTAAAATTCCCCATAATCCCATAACAATGAAAGTTACCTGTCTTTTAATCGCAGTTGCATGCGTATTTTCATCATTCGCTCAAACCCCGGTTGATAAAAAACAACAAAAAGAAAATGATCAGTCTCAGGCTGCAAATAAACTATTGTTAGAGAGTTTGAATAAAATTGATGATTACATATTTAAGAAAACAAAAGATTCAATTCCGGCTCAATTCTCAAATGAATCCGTCGTTATTTTAGGCCAATCTTTTTCTTATATGATGCTTGAACGCAGCGGTGTTCCTGTCTTCTCAGAGCGAATTAAAAAACGTATCTATTTAAAGGATAAAGCTGCTGTTGAAGATTACTCAACGTTTTATACCTATACAGACGGTACCGAATACCCGATATCGGTACAGGTTATAAAACCTACAGGAACTGTAAATACATTGCAGTTAAAAGATGGGGTTAAAGAAACCTCTTCTATTGCCATACCAAGATCGATGCGTTCTTCGTCCAACGTAAATTTAATCTATTATAAATATGCGATCCCTAATTTAGAGCCGGGTGATATTATTGAATATACGTTTATGTATGACAATAAAAATATAGCAACGTTTGATCCTGTTTTGTATCTGAATGCCTCACATGTTGTGTTAAATTCTCAGATACGTATTGCCGTACATCCGAAGCTTAAGGTTTTCTATAAAAATTTAAATGGCGCACCTGATTTTAAGCAGACTACAGAAGGGAATACGGTGATCCTGATCCTGCGCGACGGCATACGGAACAAAATAGGTAATGACTGGATGCTTCCGTATGAAAAAGAAATTCCCTATATAAAGTTTTGTTTTCAGATGTATGGAGCAAACACAGAGGCACACGTAAATAAGGAAATTAAATACGAAGATCTACACATGTATATGGGCTATATGTTACCTACTTTTTTTGCTTCACAATTAAAGAGAGACATGGCCAGTTCTTTTCCTGAAATAAATCCGCTTACAAATACAGATGCTTATATCGAAAAGTGCTGGTATATTCTGAAATATTATTCCGTTTCAAAAAGTGATAAACTTGATGGCGGATATGGTGAATATGGTTGGGTAAGTTATAACATTCCTCATGCCTATATTATGATGGGAAGTTTGTGTGAACTGCTTACAATCAATAAACAGAAATATGATGTATACCTTACAAAGACGAATAGAGAAAGTCCGATCCAGGATTATTTGTGGGGTGAGCAATTAGAAATTGTTATTAAATGGAAAGGGAATTTTATCGTAGTTCCGTTTATATCCAATTCCTATAATGTGTTGTCTGATGTTTATTCCGGTTCTAACGCGTACCTGGTTTCTGATTTTGAATTAAGAAAAATTACACGCGGCAATTCCATGCCGTATACAAAAACAACCCTACCCGTTGTTGTTTCTGAAAATTCCAGGATAGAAAACATTTCCGTAAAATTAACCGGCGAACAATTCTCTTCTACACAGGTAACAATAAACACGGTAGCTAAAGGCAGGCCTGCAACGGATGAAATGTTAGATTATATTAACCGGGATTTTGCAAATGAATTGGGTAGCTATTTGAAAATGTACAAACCCGTTGATTCTGCAAAATTATATACATCCGGAAAACCAGAAAAGATACAAGAGCAATATCGAAAAGCAAAAGAAGGACAGGTAACATATTTTAACGAATTAAAAGAACATTATACAGAATTGGCAAAAGCAGATTACCCAAATCTCTCTTCATATAATTCGTATACATTTGGTAGTTATGGCTTATTGCCATCAGCTACAGATTTTAAAATGGAAAAGTCCATGACTCTTGAATCCATTGTAGTACCTGCCGGTAACGGTTACATGGTTGAGTTAGGCTATTTGCTCGGAAATTATTCAAAGTTTGAGGAAGAAGACAGAACGAGAAATTTTGATGGGCAATTGTATGGATTGAATTCGTTGGAATTTAAAATCAAACTGGAAATACCGGCCGGGTATAAAGTTTCGACGCTGGGAGATTTAAATAAAACGTATGAAGATGCTATGCTCGTATTTACCTCTACGGCAGTGGTTGAAGGAAATGCAGTACTGCTTACGGTAAAAAGAACCTATAAAAAACTTGATTTTACAGTTGATGAATACAAGTCTATTGTAAAATATTATGATTTAATGAGTGGTTTGAAAAAAACAAAACTGACCATTAAAAAAATATAGTTATTCAACATAAATGCTGAAAGCGTGTTGAATCTGAATCACATATACTGAATAATAACTTAAAAGAGACTAATGCAGAGACATCCAATTAATTGGATGTCTCTTTTTTTTGCTTGACTGAACAGAACTTATTAAACGGCAGGAATAAAAATTTTAACGGTTGGGATATAATCGTGAAGTTGGTTTTATTGCGGGCCTGTTTTTACAAATAACCAATTATATAACCATGTTAGCGATGCATTTTAAAAAAGCATATACAGCTGCTGTATGTTTTATTTCTTTATTATTCTTTCAAACTTCTGCTCAGAATTATCCCGCAGTATTTGATCCAACTACTTTAAATGGTAAAAATGGTTTTATCGTAAAAGGGTTAAATAATGAAGATCGGTTAGGCTTTGAAGTGAATTTTATCGGAGATATAAATAAGGATGGCTTGGAAGATGTCGCAATCAGTTCTGATGCAAACAAAGATGGCGTAAATTATGGCGGTACAGCCTATGTAATTTTTGGTTCTCAAAATCCGTATCCATCGCCATTTGACTTGACAACACTGGACGGAACAAATGGGTTTAAAGTTGAAGGGATAGTTGAGAATGAAGGAAGAGGTGACAGCGTCGGTAAGTTGGGTGATATAAATGGAGATGGCATTGATGATGTTGCGTTTTCTTCCTCACGCAACGGCGCCATAATTTTATATGGTAAAAGAGCTGGTTTTCCGGCAGTGATAACAAAAACGTATATAACCGGCGTGAATGGATTTGTTTTTGATCATATATTTCTCGGGGAAATAAAAAATGCAGGAGATGTAAATGGAGATGGTATTAATGATATCATTTTCGGGCAGGGTATAGGCGGCAGTGTCTTTATTGTGTTTGGGCAGACCGGAAATTTTCCTGCTGTTATAAATACTACATGGTTAGATGGCATAAAAGGCTTCAGCCTGGCAAGTGTAGATGCGAGCAGATCCGGTTATTATGTGGGTACGGCAGGAGATATTAACGGAGATGGTTTTGGTGATGTAATGGTTGGAATATGGACTGGAAGCAGTCCCGGTCAAAATCTGACGTATGTATATTTTGGCCATGCAGCGCCGTTTACTTCTCTGGTGCAATTGAAAAATGTAACTGGAACAGATGGTTTTGCTATTGAGAATAAGCCGGGTAACTTTTTAATTACAGTAGGTACATTAGGTGATATAAATGGTGATGGCATTGATGATTGCTACTCGCGCAGCAATATAATTTTTGGTTCAAGAAACGGCTTTGCTCAGAAATTTATACCGAATGGGACAAATGGTTTTGCCTGTGCAGGGTTTAACCAAACATCTTCCGGCATCGGAGATGTAAATGGAGATGGAATAGATGATTTTATTGTGGTGGCAAAAAATAATGAAAACTGGGTAGTATATGGCTCAAGACAAGCCTTTCCGGTAGAATTTGATCCGGCAGTATTGGATGGTACCAGAGGTTTTAAAATAAAGAATTTAAGTCAGACAAATATTGGCAGGCAGGTGAGCGGCAAAGGTGATGTAAATGGTGATGGATTGTCGGACTTTATGATCGGCAATGAATATGGTATTAATTCAAGCAATGATAAAGGAGAGGCATATATTGTTTTTGGCGGTGATCATTATGCCTTGCCCTTAACGACTGATTATCCAAAAGCCCTGAACATAACATCTGCCGGTTTTACGCTTCAGGTAAATACAACAGAAAAAGGTAAAATAACATATGCAGTTTACAGCGGCACAGCTGCAGCCGTAACTCAGCAATCTGTTATAGCGGCTGGTACGGGTTCTATAAAATATGGAGAATTTTCAGCAGCAACACCTTCCACCAATATTAATAAGGTATTAACCGGTTTAACAGGCGGTACAGCATACGATGTTTACCTGTATTTTCAAGATGAAAAAGGAAATGCCGGAGTGATCTACAAATTAGATAATGTAACAACGCTAGCGGCAGATACACAGGCTCCTGTTATAACGGGTTGTCCGGCAAATAAAAAACAAGGCTGCGGAGCGCTTTTAAATTATACGTCTGCGGTAACGGTTACAGATAATATGGATGCAACACCGACTGTAACGCAATCACCAGTTCCCGGATCACCGGTTAAAACCAATACAACCGTTACGATAACTGCACGGGATAAAAACAATAATACAAGTACCTGTGTTTTTTTGATCGAAGTTGTAAATAGTATTCAATGTCCCGGAAACCAGCAGTTAGCTATGGGTATGGCATTGCCGGATTATGCAAAAGATGCAGCGGTTACCGGCTTTTGCGAAGGCATTCCAACCATTACGCAAACACCTGCGCCAGGTACAATTGCTGCAAACAATATGAAGGTTACCTTAACTTCTACAGATGGAACGATTACATCTACCTGCTCATTTGTTGTAAACAGCACAACAACAGCCCTAGAAGCACAAACAGATGCTGCAGCACTGATCGTTTATCCGAATCCGGCAACGGATGTGGTGTATGTTAACGGTTCTGCCTATAATGCATTTGAGGTGATCGATAATTCAGGAAGTATTGTGCTGCAAGGGAACGCTGATTCAGAAATTAATCTGAAAAATCTCTCTGCCGGTATATACATGATCTTGTTTTATGACAGCGAACAGCAAATCGTTGCTATGAAAAAAGTAATTAAAAATTAACTGCTTTTATAATATTCAATAAAAGCTCATGACCTGATTCATGGGCTTTTTTTGTTTTATGGTGTTCATATTTTATAAACCCGGTTTCAATAACAGATATTTAGTAAACGGTCAGAATATCAGTTTTAACGGTCAGAACGTTTACATCATTTTTTATTTTATTGCAGGTCAGTTTTTCACTAATCACTATTTTAAATATGCTAGCGATACTTTTAAAAAGAATCTTTACCATTGCTCTGTTATTCCTGTATGCCTTTGGCTTTTTTACAGGCAATGCTCAGAATTACCCGGCTGTGTTTAATCCGAATACACTAAACGGTGCGAATGGTTTCAGCATTAAAGGAGTAAACGCCAAAGATTATCTGGGAAACGAAGTCAGTATTATCGGCGATATTAATAACGATGGACTTGATGATATCTGCGTAAGCACACAATACGGCAATCCTTCTCTGGAGCTCGCCGGCGTCGCATATATTATTTTTGGATCATCCATTCCCTTTCCTGCCGCGTTTGATCTCAATACATTAAATGGCGGCAACGGATTTAAAGTGATTGGTATTGCAGAAGACGAAAGACGCGGAAAAACAATTGGCAGGCTTGGAGATATCAATGGTGATGGAATTGATGATGTTTCATTAAGTTCAGAAGGTTCAAAGCATATGTTTTTATATGGGAAGACAGGGGCTTTTCCTTCAATCATTACGATCAATGATATAAATGGAAGCAATGGGTTTATTTTTAATGGAAGTGGTATAGGTGAAGTAAAAGGAGCAGGAGACGTAAACGGAGACGGCGTTCAGGATATTATTATGGGACAATATGCGTGGTCCGGAGAAACCTATATTCTTTTCGGTAAAAAATCAAACTTTCCTGCAAGCATTGATGCTGCCTGGCTGGATGGTACAAGAGGTTTCAGATTGGGAGAAATTGATGGAAATATATCCGCATTTTTTGTTTCGCCTGCAGGTGATGTCAATGCTGACGGGTATGATGATGTAATTGTAGGAATTTGGTTTGACTCATATGTTACGTCTCAAAAAACGTATGTATTTTTTGGTAAGCCAGGTCCGTATACTGCATTGATTAATCTAAAAGCGGTGAACGGTACGGATGGCTTTGCTATAAATAATCAAAACAATGGAAATTTTTTAGCCTCAGTTGCAGCATTAGGAGATATTAACGGTGATGAAATAGATGATTGCTTTTCATTTAGAAGTGTGATTTTTGGTTCGAAGAGTGCATTTCCGGCCGTTATTGATAACGAAATTGCGTTAAACCCAGCTGTGGGTTTTGTAAGTAATAGTTTTTTGCAGACAGCAGCAGGTATTGGTGATATAAATCAGGACGGTGTAAATGATTTTATTGTTTCAGCATACAATAATGAAAACTGGGTTGTATATGGTTCTAAAACAGGTTTTGGTGCAACGCTTGATCCGGCGGGCCTAAATGGAACGAAAGGATTTAAATTTCTTAATATGAACCAATCAAATACCGGCAGGCAAATGAGCGGGGGCGGAGATATTAACGGAGACGGCATACCAGATTTTATAGTAGGGAATAGCGGGATAAATAACGGAACCTTTGGTATTGTATATATAGTGTTCGGCGGCGATCATTATGCGTTGCCCTTAACGACTGATTATCCAAAAGCATTGAACATAACATCTTCGGGTTTTACGCTTCAGGTTAATACAAAAGAAAAGGGCAAGATAAAATATGCGGTATACGGCGGCGCAGCTTCTGCTGTTACGCAGCAGTCTGTTATCGCCAGCGGTACAGGTTCTATACAGCATGGAGAATTTGCTGCCGCAGCAACTTCAATTAACATCAATAACGTATTAACCGGTTTAGCCAGTGGTACAGCATATGACGTTTATCTGTATTTTGAAGATGAAAAAGGAAATACGGGTGAGATTTATAAATTAGATAATGTAACAACCCTGACAGTAGCTGCAGATACAGAAGCTCCGGTTATAACGGGCTGTCCGGCAAATAAAAAACAAGGCTGCGGAGCGCTGCTTAATTTTACGTCTGCTGTAACGGTTACAGATAATATAGATGCAACACCTGCTGTAACGCAGTCACCTGCGCCCGGATCTCCCGTTAAAACAAATACAACCGTTACGATAACTGCACGGGATAAAAATAACAATACAAGTACCTGTGTGTTTTTGATTGAAGTGGTAAATAGCATTCAATGTCCAGGAAACCAGCAGCTGCCTGTGGGTATGGTATTGCCGGACTATGCAAAAGATGCTGCTGTTACAGGCTTTTGCGAGGGTATTCCGACCATTACGCAAACGCCTGCGCCAGGTACACGTGCGGCAAACAATATGACGGTTACGTTAACTTCAACAGATGGAATTATTACTTCTACCTGTTCATTTGTTGTAAATAACACAACAACACCGATCGAAGTACAAGCAGAGACTGATGTACATTTGATTCTATACCCTAACCCTGCCAGAGATATTCTGTATGTTAAAGGCTGTGCCTATAATAAATATGAAATGATTGATCAGGTAGGTACTGTTGTGCTGCAGGGGGCGGATGATGCAGAGATCAATGTAAGCAGTGTAAGCAATGGAATGTATATGATGTTGTTCTACAACAAGGAAGGAACAATCATTACTACAAAAAAAGTGATCAAAAATTAAATACGAACGAATAAGTATTAAAAAGCATATGATTAGATCATATGCTTTTTTAATGCTTGAATATTCTGTTGTTTGGCCGGATACAGATTCCTAACCGGATCATATTGGTAAGCTGATCGTAATTGATTAGATTTTCTGCATAACCATTAAAGATCTGCAGGTAAAAATATTGGTTCGCATTTTTTAACGGGTTATAATAAATATTTGTCTGTATGCTTCCTTTTAAATCGAATTGTGCCCCCTTGCGAATATGATGTTTGCATCAAATTTGTTCTTTACAAATTCCCAGTCGAGTGTTATTTCTCCATATCCAATATAATTGGTAAGGTTTGTATTATCTGAAAGAGAAAAAGGTATCCAGAATTTTCCGAGTATTGAAAATTTTTCAGACATAATTGCCAGGTAACTTACAGATAACGAGTTCCAGCTTCTGGAAAATATACTGTCGGTTCCGTTGGATTCATGTTCCAGCTGCAAGGTACCGAAGCCAATATGCCGGCCTTCCTTAAAGATGAATTTCCCCAAACCAATACCGGGATTAAAAATGGTTTCCTCAAACGGACTTGAGTGCTGATAGATTTTCCAGAACGATTTTTGTGTGTAGGTTAAATACAAATAACTTTTGAACGGCATAACAGAATTGCTTAAGCGCTGCTTAAAGCTGATCTGCATTTTAATGTCGGAATTATAGTTCGAGGGTTTTTCTTCTACCGTTGTACCGGTTATAAAATAATTGTCTTTATAAACGGAAAAGGAAGGCTGGCTTTTCAGGATACGGGTAATAGAATCGCGCGGTATTTTTTTTGCCTGTCCAAAACACACGCTGACCGGCAATAAAAGTAATACACAAGCCGCCCGGATATTTTTCATTGACAGAACAGATTTCAGGCAGGCCTTCGGTAATCCTTTTGTACAAATTATTTTCATTCAAACTAAATTACTAGCTTTTTTTAACAAAGCCATCTTGTTCGATAAATACATTTAAATAGTCTTGGCTTTTGTGTAAAATGATAAGTACTTCATATAAATACTTGGATTATTGCAAATTCCAAACTTTTCGATACATTTAGAAACCCAATTTTTTAAGTGTGTTCAATTTTATAAATGATTTAAATGTTACGTATGAAAAAGTTTTTAGTAGTGTTCTTTTTAGTTCAGAGCATCTTTGTTTTTGCACAGCAAAGTAAAAAAGTTGAATCAGCTCTTAAAACATTTAATAGCGGCAAAATTGATGATGGTATTAAAAAAATGGAAGCTGCAACTCAGGAAGATCCATCCGAAGATAACTGGGACTTGCTTGTACAGATGTATAAATACCGGTATGAATATGCAGAGCAGCAACAGGAAGATGCATTAACACTCTTGTTGCTGCAAAGCCTGGGTGGATCTAAAGCAAAAATTAAAAAATATACCAGCCCTTCTGTGTGCTACCGGGATTTGATTGAGAAATCAAAACAAGCAGAATTGAATTCACGCAGTACAACCGCTTCCATGGTTTTACGGGCGTATCTGGTAGATTATTATCCGGACACAGCGGTAGCTGACACGGCAAAAAAAGAATTCAATAGTGCAGAAAAATATTTTTCAGAAAAGGATTATCCAAACGCAAAACTGCATTATCAGAATGCATGTAAGCTGGATCCTTCTTACTACAAAGCATTGATCTATTTGGGAGATACACATTGGCACATGAAAAAAATGGATAGTGCGATTTACTATTTTAAACAAGGTATCCAAATGCATGGTGATTTGCTGGAACCCAGAAAATACCTGGTAGATGCGTTGCGCGATTCAAAACAATACGATGAAGCCATACAAGAATCGATTAATGCAATTACAGTATATCCGGATGAAAGTATGTTCGAAAAAGTTGAATCCCTGTATGCTAAAACGGGCCGTACATTTGACCGGCATTGGATAAAACGCGGATGCAATGTTAATACCTATGCCGGTACACAGCTTGTAACCACTAACGAAACATGGAAGGCATATCAGCAGGCACGGGGAGAAATAAAAACATACTGCGATACGAATGGTGTTATTGTTAAATCCAATAGCTTAACAAAAGCGCATTACATGGAAGTGTACAGCTGGGAAAAAATGTTAGCCAGCAATTTGGTTGTGCCGCAGGAACTGGCGTTTGCTAAAAAAATGGCAGACGAAGGATATCTGGATTGTTATGTTTTTATATCGCTCTACCATTACGATGAATACGATCAGTTTATTGATTTCGCCAAAAATAACAAGGAGCGCATCCGTACGTATATAACAAAATATTTGATTCAGTAATGCGTATTGAATCACTAAAATGAGCAGCGTAAAGCACCATGCTCATTTTAGTAACATTTTTTGTATCTGACAATGTACAATAGATTATGAAGCAGTGTTTACTTATATATTTTATGTTCTTTATATTAACTGTGTGTTATGCGCAAAAAGATGATGTAAAGAATTTGTCTGCTTTTTCACTTTTATATAAAATGCAGGGGGGGGGCTCTAACAACCAATGCAAATTTCCGGCTATACAGGTGATTGGAGTTTCTTATGTTTATACAAATGAATGTATGAATTATTGGACTGCATCCATATTTCTACCCAGGGAAGAAATTCATAAAACAGATACAATATGTGTTGGTTCGTTACGCAAGGCTTCGATTGATTCAATCATTCAATTGATTCAACAAGTTCCGGATACAGTTACGTATGCTACGAATACAACTATCAGTAGCGGAGTAATTCAATATCTGACCATTGAAACAGATTCTATTGAACGGCGTTTTGTATTACACAATGCAGACCATCCGGTTGCCGATAAGATCGTAGCAATTTTAAATTCAAATCTCCCGGCTGACAAACCAAAATGTGACTTTTTAATCTGGAATAAGTGATGCGGTTTGTATTGTCTCTGATAGCAGCTTTTACCATATATACTGCCGCTGCTCAGCAGCACCGCATTACAGTAGACGGGAAAACAGATTCATTGATTTTGCTTCAGGAAGCAACTCCTTCCAACAACATTGTGATTCATTCTGAGGGTATACTTTTTTTTGAAGTCTTAGTAGCAAGAGGAAGTAGATTACTGGAATTGAAAACCTATACAGGCGATTCCGCGACCGTAACATATCAGCGTATTCCGCAAACGGGCGACAGGCTTATCATTACACCACTTCGGTCGGCCGATGATTC
It encodes the following:
- a CDS encoding DUF3857 domain-containing protein, which translates into the protein MKVTCLLIAVACVFSSFAQTPVDKKQQKENDQSQAANKLLLESLNKIDDYIFKKTKDSIPAQFSNESVVILGQSFSYMMLERSGVPVFSERIKKRIYLKDKAAVEDYSTFYTYTDGTEYPISVQVIKPTGTVNTLQLKDGVKETSSIAIPRSMRSSSNVNLIYYKYAIPNLEPGDIIEYTFMYDNKNIATFDPVLYLNASHVVLNSQIRIAVHPKLKVFYKNLNGAPDFKQTTEGNTVILILRDGIRNKIGNDWMLPYEKEIPYIKFCFQMYGANTEAHVNKEIKYEDLHMYMGYMLPTFFASQLKRDMASSFPEINPLTNTDAYIEKCWYILKYYSVSKSDKLDGGYGEYGWVSYNIPHAYIMMGSLCELLTINKQKYDVYLTKTNRESPIQDYLWGEQLEIVIKWKGNFIVVPFISNSYNVLSDVYSGSNAYLVSDFELRKITRGNSMPYTKTTLPVVVSENSRIENISVKLTGEQFSSTQVTINTVAKGRPATDEMLDYINRDFANELGSYLKMYKPVDSAKLYTSGKPEKIQEQYRKAKEGQVTYFNELKEHYTELAKADYPNLSSYNSYTFGSYGLLPSATDFKMEKSMTLESIVVPAGNGYMVELGYLLGNYSKFEEEDRTRNFDGQLYGLNSLEFKIKLEIPAGYKVSTLGDLNKTYEDAMLVFTSTAVVEGNAVLLTVKRTYKKLDFTVDEYKSIVKYYDLMSGLKKTKLTIKKI
- a CDS encoding tetratricopeptide repeat protein; translated protein: MKKFLVVFFLVQSIFVFAQQSKKVESALKTFNSGKIDDGIKKMEAATQEDPSEDNWDLLVQMYKYRYEYAEQQQEDALTLLLLQSLGGSKAKIKKYTSPSVCYRDLIEKSKQAELNSRSTTASMVLRAYLVDYYPDTAVADTAKKEFNSAEKYFSEKDYPNAKLHYQNACKLDPSYYKALIYLGDTHWHMKKMDSAIYYFKQGIQMHGDLLEPRKYLVDALRDSKQYDEAIQESINAITVYPDESMFEKVESLYAKTGRTFDRHWIKRGCNVNTYAGTQLVTTNETWKAYQQARGEIKTYCDTNGVIVKSNSLTKAHYMEVYSWEKMLASNLVVPQELAFAKKMADEGYLDCYVFISLYHYDEYDQFIDFAKNNKERIRTYITKYLIQ
- a CDS encoding T9SS type A sorting domain-containing protein; this translates as MLAILLKRIFTIALLFLYAFGFFTGNAQNYPAVFNPNTLNGANGFSIKGVNAKDYLGNEVSIIGDINNDGLDDICVSTQYGNPSLELAGVAYIIFGSSIPFPAAFDLNTLNGGNGFKVIGIAEDERRGKTIGRLGDINGDGIDDVSLSSEGSKHMFLYGKTGAFPSIITINDINGSNGFIFNGSGIGEVKGAGDVNGDGVQDIIMGQYAWSGETYILFGKKSNFPASIDAAWLDGTRGFRLGEIDGNISAFFVSPAGDVNADGYDDVIVGIWFDSYVTSQKTYVFFGKPGPYTALINLKAVNGTDGFAINNQNNGNFLASVAALGDINGDEIDDCFSFRSVIFGSKSAFPAVIDNEIALNPAVGFVSNSFLQTAAGIGDINQDGVNDFIVSAYNNENWVVYGSKTGFGATLDPAGLNGTKGFKFLNMNQSNTGRQMSGGGDINGDGIPDFIVGNSGINNGTFGIVYIVFGGDHYALPLTTDYPKALNITSSGFTLQVNTKEKGKIKYAVYGGAASAVTQQSVIASGTGSIQHGEFAAAATSININNVLTGLASGTAYDVYLYFEDEKGNTGEIYKLDNVTTLTVAADTEAPVITGCPANKKQGCGALLNFTSAVTVTDNIDATPAVTQSPAPGSPVKTNTTVTITARDKNNNTSTCVFLIEVVNSIQCPGNQQLPVGMVLPDYAKDAAVTGFCEGIPTITQTPAPGTRAANNMTVTLTSTDGIITSTCSFVVNNTTTPIEVQAETDVHLILYPNPARDILYVKGCAYNKYEMIDQVGTVVLQGADDAEINVSSVSNGMYMMLFYNKEGTIITTKKVIKN
- a CDS encoding T9SS type A sorting domain-containing protein, coding for MGYNREVGFIAGLFLQITNYITMLAMHFKKAYTAAVCFISLLFFQTSAQNYPAVFDPTTLNGKNGFIVKGLNNEDRLGFEVNFIGDINKDGLEDVAISSDANKDGVNYGGTAYVIFGSQNPYPSPFDLTTLDGTNGFKVEGIVENEGRGDSVGKLGDINGDGIDDVAFSSSRNGAIILYGKRAGFPAVITKTYITGVNGFVFDHIFLGEIKNAGDVNGDGINDIIFGQGIGGSVFIVFGQTGNFPAVINTTWLDGIKGFSLASVDASRSGYYVGTAGDINGDGFGDVMVGIWTGSSPGQNLTYVYFGHAAPFTSLVQLKNVTGTDGFAIENKPGNFLITVGTLGDINGDGIDDCYSRSNIIFGSRNGFAQKFIPNGTNGFACAGFNQTSSGIGDVNGDGIDDFIVVAKNNENWVVYGSRQAFPVEFDPAVLDGTRGFKIKNLSQTNIGRQVSGKGDVNGDGLSDFMIGNEYGINSSNDKGEAYIVFGGDHYALPLTTDYPKALNITSAGFTLQVNTTEKGKITYAVYSGTAAAVTQQSVIAAGTGSIKYGEFSAATPSTNINKVLTGLTGGTAYDVYLYFQDEKGNAGVIYKLDNVTTLAADTQAPVITGCPANKKQGCGALLNYTSAVTVTDNMDATPTVTQSPVPGSPVKTNTTVTITARDKNNNTSTCVFLIEVVNSIQCPGNQQLAMGMALPDYAKDAAVTGFCEGIPTITQTPAPGTIAANNMKVTLTSTDGTITSTCSFVVNSTTTALEAQTDAAALIVYPNPATDVVYVNGSAYNAFEVIDNSGSIVLQGNADSEINLKNLSAGIYMILFYDSEQQIVAMKKVIKN
- a CDS encoding phospholipase A, with protein sequence MKNIRAACVLLLLPVSVCFGQAKKIPRDSITRILKSQPSFSVYKDNYFITGTTVEEKPSNYNSDIKMQISFKQRLSNSVMPFKSYLYLTYTQKSFWKIYQHSSPFEETIFNPGIGLGKFIFKEGRHIGFGTLQLEHESNGTDSIFSRSWNSLSVSYLAIMSEKFSILGKFWIPFSLSDNTNLTNYIGYGEITLDWEFVKNKFDANIIFARGHNSI
- a CDS encoding phospholipase A, with product MRKGAQFDLKGSIQTNIYYNPLKNANQYFYLQIFNGYAENLINYDQLTNMIRLGICIRPNNRIFKH